One Leptolyngbya sp. SIO1E4 genomic window, GGCAAGCAGGATGCGGGCGCGATCGCCATTACTGCCCATAAGGATGAAATTGGGGGCATCGTTAAGTCCCTAGAACCCGACGGTCGCATTTCAGTCCGGCGTCTAGGGGGTTCCTTTCCCTGGGTTTATGGGGAGGGTGTGGTCGACTTTCTAGGAGATCACCACACTATCAGCGGAATTTTGTCTTTTGGATCGCGTCATGTTTCCCATGAGTCTGCCCAAAAAGATCAGCAAGTAGGAAACGCAGTCACGTGGGAAACCGCTTGGGTCGAGACCAAGCTTTCGCTAGAAGCCTTAACAGACGCCGGGATTCGGCCTGGAACGCGCATGGTTGTGGGCAAGCATCGTAAACGCCCCTGCCGTCTCAGCAATCACATTGCGAGCTACACCCTAGACAATAAAGCCTCAATTGCCATTCTCCTGACCCTGGCAGAGCGGCTGCATTCGCCGCCCAAAACGATCTATCTGGTCTTTTCCGCGAAAGAAGAGGTCGGGGCGGTCGGGGCATTGTATTTCAGTCATCGCCATCAATTAGAGGCCCTGATTGCCCTCGAAATTTGCCCCCTCTCTGAGGAATATCCCATTAGCGATGGGGTTGCGCCAGTGTTGCTCTCACAAGACAAATACGGCCTGTACGATGAGGACTTAAACCGACAGTTAGCCTGGGCCGCCAGTGAAAAACAAGTGCCCTTGCAGCGGGCGGTGCTTAGCAGCTTTGGCAGCGACGGCTCAATCGCGATGACCTTCGGCCATGTGCCCCGAGCCGCCTGCCTCAGTTTTCCGACCCAAAACACCCACGGCTATGAAATTGCCCACCTGGGAGCGATCGCTCATTGCATCGATATTCTGGAACAGTACTGTAACGACCTATGACGCCCGTCTGATCAGGAGAAAGGCTGTTCCCTAGAATATAGGCAGGCTGGGGATCATCATTTACCATCCGCGCCCCACCTCACCCCCGGACTGAGCCCAACTTTCTGCCACCCGCGCAGATATTTAACACGATTGAGGGAGACACCAAAATGGCCAAAACGGTCGCCGATGTTATGACCCGTGACCTATTGACGGTTCACCCCGAAACACCACTCCAGGAGGCCATTCAGCTCCTCGCCAAAAACCGTATCAGCGGCTTACCGGTCATCACCCAAGCAGGGGTATTGTCAGGCATCCTCTCAGAAAACGATCTGATGTGGCAGGCAACTGGGGCACCTTTACCGGCCTATATCATGCTGCTCGACAGTGTTATCTACCTTAAAAATCCAGCACGCTACAACGAGGAAGTTCACAAGGCCCTGGGGCAGACCGTGGGCGAAGTCATGAGCCACGACAAACCTGCTACCATCAAACCCGAAGCCTCCCTGCGAGATGCCGCACAATTGATGCACACCAAGAAAGTCACCAGATTGCCTGTGGTTGATACCGCTGGCACGTTGGTTGGGATCTTGACACAAGGAGACATTGTCCGGGCAATGGCAGAAAGCTATCAAGATGAAACTGCTGAACTTGCAGGATAAAGGGAGGCTTAGCCAGTCGGCATTCCTGAAGGCGTCGGAAGACTAGCGCTGTCTGTGTTTGTGAATGAGGATGTGCAATGAGCCCCACCCCTGAAAGTGTTAAGCAGCTGCTGGCATCATCCAATCTGGGTGATCGGCTACGGGCTGTCAATCAGATACGGGAGTTAGACCCCGCGATCGCCTTTGAACTCATCCAACCAGCCTGTACAGATAGCAACCCTCGGGTACGATATGCCGCCATTAGCCAGATGGACACCCTCGGGCAGCAAGATCGAGCAAAATCCTTAGAAATTCTTCGGCATGCACTATTGGATGAAGAACCCGACGTTCAGTCGGCAGCAGCTGATGCCCTAGGCGGCCTCAAGATGACAGAAACCTTTGATGATTTGCAATCGCTTTACGAAGGCACAGAAGAATGGCTCGTGAAGTTCAGCATTGTGGCAGCCCTAGGAGAATTGGGCGAGCCCCGCTCATTTGATCTGCTGGTTTCTGCCCTGGACTCTGACATTCACCTCGTTTCCACAGCCGCGATCGGCTCCTTGGGAGAATTAGGGGATGAACGCGCTATCCCGCTGCTATTGCCCTATGCAAAGGCCGATGACTGGCAGGTGAGGCATCGGGTCACTCAAGCTCTCAGCCAGTTTGATTCTCCTGAAGTCAGAGCAGCCCTTGAGCAACTGAGTCAAGATCCCTCTGCGGCTGTGGCAGATGCGGCAAAGCATCATATGGCAAATTGATGGCCGGGTCATTCACCGACATATTTTGATGGGTGCGATGCTACAGCACCCCTAACTTATTTGGGTAATTTCTTTGGGGCGCATCTTTCATTTGAATAGGTTTCAGCCCCATACCTGGGTCACTCTATCGTTTCTGTAGACAGACAGGTACCCAAAACTTTGAAGTTTTTTTACTGGTTCGGGTGACAGACAGGGGCAGAACCAAGGGGGTTTACCGCGTGGATGAATTCAGCGAGCACTTCTTTTTTCAAGGTTCTAAGTCAACTGCTGGGTTCTCCTATTCACGACTAACAGATGTCTTGTCTATCGCCTGAAAGCCTTATATGGCAGGCAATGGTGGGGTTAATAGCTGTCTGCGAAGACTTTATTTTTGCATCAGGCAATAATCTACCTTGGGGCATCTTTAGCACTTTGCCACAGTGAAAAAGCGATCGCATCAGAGCGTTCTCTGCTCTCAATATTTTTCAAGTGAGAATCTCTTGATATAATGGAAGGCGGGATGAATAAGCAGCGTTAAGTACCCTGTTCATTAAGCCAAAAGCGTAAGTATATAGCTGCCTGAAAATTGCTTAAATATTTATCTTTCCCTTGATAGCAAGCTTTTTACCTAAGTGATGCATCTTCATTTCTTTTGCTGAATACTTTTCAACTGCTAAGTGACGTTAATGCTCTGGAGGCTATCTGGTGGTAGCTCTGTTTCAGCCTTCGATAACCCACAACTGGGGCAGTTTGAGTTTCGTTTCAACCTTATACTTATGCCCCATTCTTGACCGTTTACTGGTGCAAGTTCCTAGGCGTTGGCGGGCAGAGGTAAGGTTGGGCTTGCAAGAAGCCCTTGTTAATGCCGTGAAACATGGCAACCATTTGGATCCGCACAAGGTTATTTCGGTTCGCTATAAAGCCTTAGGCAACCAATATTGGTGGGTCATTGAAGATCAGGGAGGGGGCTTCGATTTCAGTCATTGCTGTTGCGAGCTTGCCGCTGCTGAAAAAGCGGATGAAAAAGCGGATGCGGTGAATGATTGTGGGCGCGGACTTTACATTCTGCACCAAATTTTTGATGAAGTGCACTGGGCTCGGGAAGGCCGTGAACTTCATTTGTGTAAGCGAGTTCACCGCTGGTTTGGTCTGCCCCTTGTGTGCTAGCTAGCGCTTTTCACCGTGGGTGGGGCAAGGGGGCGCTGACAAGCTGCGATCTAGCCAACCGACTGCCTGCTGTAGCCTCACAAGCGCTTCTTCGGGCTCATCTTTCAGGAGATAAACCAACGCGGCTGCGGCCTGTTCTTGGGCGCGAATTTTTCGGTTACGGTTGAGGCGGTGCCAATCATTCGGCTGAATGGCAAGCCTTGAGGCGATCGCTTGCGCCAGTTCTAAATCTGTCAGCGTGTTCGTCTCTGAAGTTGGAAGCGGGGTATTCATGCGTTGATTGCCTAAATGTCGTTATGATGGGCGCGACTGCTATTACCCATTGTGCATATGAATCGCCGACTTGGGCGTCCGCGCATTCATTCTAAAAAGAAAACCGGGGATCGTCCTAGAAAGCGAGCCGGGAATCGCTGGCTTAGCCGAGGGGCGATGACGCCATCCTCCCCTCGCCAAGACTGGCAGGCATTTGACCGCGATCTCAAACAGCTAGAAACGGCGGTTCAGGCGCTCCGGCAGCGCTGGGATCACATCCAGACGCTGCAGCAAGCGCAACAGCAGCTAGAACAGCAGTTACAAACCCCCGACCTGCCCCCTGATGAATTGCAGCGTTTGCAGCGACAATTAGAGGAGCTTGAAGTGCAGTTAGAAAGCGCGATGTTTGACTGGCGATCGCTCCAGGAGCCCTTTTGGCAGGCCGTGCGGTTTGGTGGCGTGGGGATTGTTATAGGCTGGATCTTGAAGGGGATTGCCAACACTTAATGCTGCATGATCCCGGCTTATGGCGTCATCTGCCTCAGCTGACAGTCACCCCTCAGATCTAGGCCCCTTAGATTAGGGAATAGCTAGAGTCTAGAAGCCAGCGCTATCGTAGCTGTATTCCTTCGATATCTTTATATCCAGCACCGCTCTTAGATCCTGAAACCATGGCTCCAATCCGCATCAAAGACCTGCTCAAGACAGGCAACCCCGGCGACTCGGTAACGGTTCAAGGCTGGGTTCGCACTAAGCGACAGCAAAAGGCCTTCAGCTTCATCAATGTCAATGACGGCTCTAATATGAATGGTCTTCAGGTCGTGGCGGATGAGGAGATGCCAGGCTATGCCACAGTCATTAAACAAATCAACACTGGCGCGTCTGTGGAGATATCTGGCAGCTTGGTAGACTCTCCGGCAAAAGGGCAGCGTATTGAACTCAAAGCCCAACAGATCACGGTCTACGGGGAGGCGGATGAAACCTATCCATTGCAAAAGAAGCGCCATAGCTTTGAGTTTTTAAGAACGATTGGGCACCTGCGATCGCGCACCAATACGTTAGGGGCCGTTTTCCGTGTCCGCAACGCCTGTGCCCAGGCAGTGCATCAATTCTTTCAAGAACAGGGGTTTTTGTGGATTCACAGCCCAGTGCTGACTGCCAGTGATTGTGAAGGCGCAGGGGAACTGTTTACGGTCACCAGCTTAAATCTCAACAGGCTGCCGCTGGCTGAAGATAAAACCGTTGATTTCGGCCAAGACTTTTTTGGCAAGCCCACCTACTTAACCGTCAGTGGCCAGCTAGAAGCCGAAATCATGGCCACGGCTTTTACCAATGTCTATACCTTTGGGCCAACTTTCCGGGCTGAAAATTCCAACACCTCTCGTCACTTAGCTGAGTTTTGGATGATTGAGCCTGAGATGGCCTTCTGCAATCTCATCGGCAATATGGATCTGGCAGAAGCGTTTCTCAAATACATCTTTCGCTTTGTCCTAGAGCAGTGCGAAGACGACATGGCCTTCTTTAATCAGCGCATTGATGACACGGTACTGGCCACTGCCAACAACATCATCGACAACGAGTTTGCTCGCATTACCTACACCGAAGCCATTGACCAGTTAAAGAAAACCGATAAAGCGTTTGACTTCCCGGTGGAGTGGGGCATTGATCTGCAGTCCGAACATGAGCGATATCTGGCTGAGGAGCTTTTCCAAAAGCCCGTCATCGTGACAGATTATCCAGCCGCGATCAAAGCGTTTTATATGCGGCTCAATGACGATCAGAAGACCGTTGCAGCCATGGATGTTTTAGCACCTAAGGTGGGTGAGATCATTGGCGGCTCCCAACGGGAAGAGCGGCTAGATATTCTAGAAACTCGAATTGATGAAGCCGGATTACCCCGAGATGCCTATTGGTGGTACCTCGATCTACGCCGCTATGGCACCGTACCCCATGCCGGGTTTGGGCTTGGGTTTGAGCGCCTGATTCAATTCATGACGGGGATGGGCAATATTCGAGACGTGATCCCCTTCCCGCGCACCCCTGAGAATATTGACTTTTAGCAGTGTCCTTCCCTGAATGGGAAAAATCTGGAGGAGTGTGCAGGCGTCGATCCTTCACACCTTCACAAACAGTCGCCCTGTCACCGATGATGGGAAAAGGGGAGCACAGTTTTTGCGGGTACTCCCTATAGCGTAGAGAGACACCCAAACTCCCGCGCAAATGCTAGATAGCCTACCGAGCTAATTCGTAGCAAGCGGTAAAATCGCGGGCACGTATGCGTCCGCCACACTTGTTAATTTCCAGAGAGCGATCGCCGTGACCAACAGCTTCAACGCCAAGCAGACCCTCAGTATTCGCGGAAAAGACTACACATATTACAGCCTACCCGAGGCCGCCAAGACCCTAGGCGACATTAGCCGCTTACCGTTTAGCCTCAAAGTCTTGTTAGAAAATCTGCTGCGTCATGAAGATGGGCGCACCGTGACCGCGACTGATGTGCAGGCGATCGCAGATTGGCTCCAGGCTCAAACTTCGAGTCGTGAAATTGCCTATCGCCCTGCCCGAGTTCTCATGCAGGACTTTACCGGGGTGCCTGCGGTGGTGGATCTAGCTGCCATGCGGGATGCCATGGTTAACCTGAAAGGCGATCCCAATCGGATTAATCCTCTTTCCCCGGTTGATCTGGTGATCGACCACTCGGTCATGGTCGATAGTTTCGGCAGCGACACCGCCTTTGGCGAGAATGTCCAAAAAGAATTTCAGCGCAATGCCGAGCGCTACGCCTTTCTGCGGTGGGGGCAGAGCGCCTTCGATAATTTCCGAGTGGTGCCCCCCGGTACAGGCATTTGTCACCAGGTCAACCTAGAATATCTGGCCCAGGTCGTTTGGACGAAAACAGCAGACGGTGAAGAGATCGCCTACCCCGATACCCTTGTGGGCACCGAC contains:
- a CDS encoding M42 family peptidase produces the protein MCHSPSGAEQEINAYLSDLLTNLGVNYWQDEADNIIACIPGKQDAGAIAITAHKDEIGGIVKSLEPDGRISVRRLGGSFPWVYGEGVVDFLGDHHTISGILSFGSRHVSHESAQKDQQVGNAVTWETAWVETKLSLEALTDAGIRPGTRMVVGKHRKRPCRLSNHIASYTLDNKASIAILLTLAERLHSPPKTIYLVFSAKEEVGAVGALYFSHRHQLEALIALEICPLSEEYPISDGVAPVLLSQDKYGLYDEDLNRQLAWAASEKQVPLQRAVLSSFGSDGSIAMTFGHVPRAACLSFPTQNTHGYEIAHLGAIAHCIDILEQYCNDL
- a CDS encoding CBS domain-containing protein; the protein is MAKTVADVMTRDLLTVHPETPLQEAIQLLAKNRISGLPVITQAGVLSGILSENDLMWQATGAPLPAYIMLLDSVIYLKNPARYNEEVHKALGQTVGEVMSHDKPATIKPEASLRDAAQLMHTKKVTRLPVVDTAGTLVGILTQGDIVRAMAESYQDETAELAG
- a CDS encoding HEAT repeat domain-containing protein, encoding MSPTPESVKQLLASSNLGDRLRAVNQIRELDPAIAFELIQPACTDSNPRVRYAAISQMDTLGQQDRAKSLEILRHALLDEEPDVQSAAADALGGLKMTETFDDLQSLYEGTEEWLVKFSIVAALGELGEPRSFDLLVSALDSDIHLVSTAAIGSLGELGDERAIPLLLPYAKADDWQVRHRVTQALSQFDSPEVRAALEQLSQDPSAAVADAAKHHMAN
- a CDS encoding ATP-binding protein, giving the protein MVALFQPSITHNWGSLSFVSTLYLCPILDRLLVQVPRRWRAEVRLGLQEALVNAVKHGNHLDPHKVISVRYKALGNQYWWVIEDQGGGFDFSHCCCELAAAEKADEKADAVNDCGRGLYILHQIFDEVHWAREGRELHLCKRVHRWFGLPLVC
- the asnS gene encoding asparagine--tRNA ligase, giving the protein MAPIRIKDLLKTGNPGDSVTVQGWVRTKRQQKAFSFINVNDGSNMNGLQVVADEEMPGYATVIKQINTGASVEISGSLVDSPAKGQRIELKAQQITVYGEADETYPLQKKRHSFEFLRTIGHLRSRTNTLGAVFRVRNACAQAVHQFFQEQGFLWIHSPVLTASDCEGAGELFTVTSLNLNRLPLAEDKTVDFGQDFFGKPTYLTVSGQLEAEIMATAFTNVYTFGPTFRAENSNTSRHLAEFWMIEPEMAFCNLIGNMDLAEAFLKYIFRFVLEQCEDDMAFFNQRIDDTVLATANNIIDNEFARITYTEAIDQLKKTDKAFDFPVEWGIDLQSEHERYLAEELFQKPVIVTDYPAAIKAFYMRLNDDQKTVAAMDVLAPKVGEIIGGSQREERLDILETRIDEAGLPRDAYWWYLDLRRYGTVPHAGFGLGFERLIQFMTGMGNIRDVIPFPRTPENIDF